In Pseudomonas fluorescens, the following are encoded in one genomic region:
- a CDS encoding peroxiredoxin: MAIRIGDEAPDFTADTTEGTLNFHQWIGDGWAILFSHPKDFTPVCTTELGYLAKLKPEFDKRNTKVLGLSVDPVSDHNRWVGDIAETQGAAVNYPLIGDENLVVAKLYDMIHPNASGGARTAVDNATVRSVFIVGPDKKVKAMLIYPMSAGRNFDEVLRLLDSLQLNAKHTVATPVNWRPGEDVIIPTSVSDEDAKKKYPDGFTTLKPYLRTVAQPK, encoded by the coding sequence CACCGGATTTCACCGCCGACACCACCGAAGGCACCCTCAACTTTCACCAATGGATCGGCGATGGCTGGGCCATCCTGTTTTCCCACCCCAAGGATTTCACCCCGGTGTGCACCACCGAACTGGGTTACCTGGCCAAACTCAAGCCGGAATTCGACAAGCGCAACACCAAGGTCCTGGGCCTCAGCGTCGACCCGGTCAGTGACCACAACCGCTGGGTCGGTGACATCGCCGAGACCCAGGGCGCAGCGGTCAACTATCCGCTGATCGGCGACGAAAACCTGGTGGTGGCCAAGCTCTACGACATGATCCACCCCAATGCCAGCGGCGGCGCGCGCACGGCAGTGGACAACGCCACGGTGCGTTCGGTGTTCATCGTCGGCCCGGACAAGAAGGTCAAGGCCATGCTGATCTACCCGATGAGCGCCGGGCGCAACTTCGATGAAGTGCTGCGCCTGCTCGATTCCCTGCAACTCAATGCCAAACACACCGTCGCCACGCCAGTGAACTGGCGGCCGGGTGAAGACGTGATCATCCCGACCTCGGTGTCTGACGAAGACGCGAAGAAGAAATACCCGGATGGCTTCACGACCCTGAAGCCGTATCTGCGGACGGTGGCTCAGCCAAA